The segment ACAAACAACCGCGTTTGCGGCGTGATTTTTATCCCCGCGAACGGCGCCGCCTCAGCCAGACGCCGTAGCTCTTCAATCTTGCGGACGAGCACGCCGATTTCACGGCCAAAATCCGCCGCCAGCTTTTTTTCGATTTTATTTACCAGCGTGCTTTCGCTGGTGGACGGCGCGGTAAAAAGCACATTACCGCTGGCCAGCATAGTTTTGACCTCGGTGAATGCCAGGGCTTCAAACGACGTCTTCAGTCTGTCCATTTTGACGGTGACGCCGCCAACGTTGACGCCGCGCAGAAAAGCGACGTAATCAACCATGAAACTTCTCTCCCTTCTTGAGCATTGTCAGAATCGCCTGCATGCGCCGTGCCCGCGTTTCGGGCTTCTTGGCGATTTGCAGCCGCCACGCAATCGCGCAGTGGTTCGCCCGGTTCAGCGACTCAAAAAACGCTTTCGCCTTTTTGCCCTTCGCCAGAGCTTTGAGAAAATCCGCCAGCAGTTCCATCGCTCCTTGTGGTTCGTAGGCCTTTTCCCAGCGCCCGTCCTTCCTTGCCGCTTCCGTTTCGTTGAGACCGGCAGGCTTCATTCTGCCGGCTGCAGTCAGGCTGGCCATTTGATGCTATCTCATCAATATCATTTTTTTTGTTTCCTGAAATGCGCCAGCACTCAAGCGGCAAAAATAGATTCCGGAAGGCACACCTCGATTATGATCATCAGCGCCGTCCCACACAACAGCTTTTTCACCGGCAGACTGCAGTCCCTCGACCAAGGTCCTGACCTTGCGGCCCTGCACATCGAAGACGGCCAACTCGACCGGCGTGGCCCGCGGCAAGTGATAGCGTATCTCCGTCGCAGGATTGAAAGGATTCGGGTAATTCTGTTTCAACACGAACGCCTGCGGTTTTGCAGAACGAGTATCATCAACGCGGGTTCGGCTGCCCAGCGCCATTTCTGCGGCTTCCGCCACGGACAAGCCCACCAACTGCTGCAACGGACCGAGCCTTGCAAGTTCGACATTCAACGCATCGCGCAGCGAGTCGCTGGCAGCAGACCCGAGACTGTCCAAGAACGCGGACACAGAATCGATCAGGGTCTGTGTGACGAGCATGCTTCCATCACCGTCCAACAGATTGTGCAGCGGCGCCTGCATCATGGCAAGGGCGCGCACAGCTTGCATGCCGAGGTCACTGCGATCAAAGAGAAGCAGCGGCATCACCTCCGGTGCGGCGCGATAGTAGAGATTCACGAACTGCGTTCCGGTTTGCGTGGTCAGCAACGCCTCGTCCCGGAAGCGGCGGAAGAGATCGACCTCGAGGGTGTCAACGATAGCCGCGGTTGCAATGACACGGCCGGCAGCGGTGCGCAAGGCCGGCGACGGCAGGAAAAGCGCAAGGCACTCGAGCGGGCAACGGCAAAAGTGCATGGTCACAAACGCATCGAGCGACTGGTTCAAGCCGTCCGTGATTTTGTAAAGAAAGAAATCGGTTTCGAGGCTTGCGGACAACAATCCTTCATGCGAATAGGTGATGCTGGTATCATTGAACGACTCAATGGCGCCGCCAAATGCCGGCTCGCCCACGCTCAGCACGCGGATGGGATCGCCCTCGGGATCAGAATCGTTTTGAAGAACGCGCAGGGTTTTGTTGCTGTTGAAAAAATAATCCAGATAAAGATAATCATCCGCGCGGGCGACCGGCGGTTGGTTCGGCAACGGCGCGTTGTGAATGGTCACTGTGAAATTGTCGCTGCCGTGACGGTAAATCAAATCTTGATTGGAAGGAAGCGGCGGCTGGGTGGCGCCGCGGGAACTGAGGCGCGAAAAACCAAAGTAGAGAAAATCGCCCACATCAGAAAAATCGGGGTGATCACCGGAGCCGTCGAGCGCAGTGAAGCTGCTGGCGGTCAAACCGGTGAGGCTTCCGCTGTGCCACAAAGTATCGGCCACCACCTGCAAAAATACGTTGGCGCGAAAAATTCTGCCGGATTGCCGGACTGCCGGAAAGCTGCGAATGAACGCCTGATTCCAGGGCAAATCGAGCAGTCTGATGTCCTCAGCATAGTCAATATGGTCGATCGCCTCCAGGGCGAGATATGCATCACCGTCATAGATGTGCGTGACTTCGAGGCGTGTCAAATCACTCGCTCCCGGCGGTGCCGGCAGGATGTGCTCCATGAAACGAAAGGCGCCGGGATTGCCACCCGTGGTTCGCTGCGTGTGGGTCTCGCTCGCACCGAAGGTTGTGGCCACCGTCACACCCCAGTTGGCGGACTGGTAGGTGCTGTCGGAGATGACGGTTTGACCGTGAAGGGAGCAGCAAGCCAAGAGGAGGAAAATCAGGGGCGGCGCAAAGCAGGCGTTTTCAACTCGCATGTCACGATCTCCCTTTGAATTTTTTAAGATTTAATCGCATAACATGGCGCCGGGTTCCGGTGCGTCCCACTTCCACAAAGCCCGCTCTTTTAAAGGCACTCACAAATCCCATAAACGGCTGGCCCCGTCTTGCTGCTTTGCTTCTGCTGGCACGCCAGGCCATGCACCAACAATACTTTGGCCCGCCGCGGCTTTCGAAGAGTGTCACAAAGGCATTCAAGCGCTGGCGATCGACTTCGTGAAAGATGAGGTGTTGCAGCTTATCATTCATCGAAGTTGCGAAGCTTTCGTCAGGTTTCGTTCCTCACCCGGGCCAGCGGGCAAGGCCACGGATTTCAACACACCCGAGTGCTGCCGTGGCGTTTCAGAAAGTTCTTTCATCTGCAGAAGGGCCATAAATGGAGGGCACCGGTATGTCGTTGAGACGCATGTAGACTGTCAGTTGTCCGCGGTGATGCACGAGATGGTTTATGGATGAGCCAACCATTTCTCCGGCAGGAGAGCTGAGCATCACCTGACCCTGGTTTTTGAGAAAAAAAGTTTTGTCCAGTTCTTGGTCGGTAACTTTGGCCAGTGCATTTCTTGTGCCTTTGAGATTTTCATCAAAATGATTCACCAATTCCGCCGTAGTTTTGGGCTGAAAATGTCCGAATGTGGCAAAGTCGATTTCACCCTTCTCGACGATGTAGGTTATCCATCTTGGGATTTCTGCAACCAGCAGGGCGAGATAACCCATGGTCATGGATTTCTCATGCGGCTTCCAGCCGAATCGACTCTCCGGTATGCGTTCCAAACATTTGCGTGTGGCAGGAGCTTCGGCTTTCAGTTCTTGCAAAAACGCTGAACCTCGCGTCAATTCAGTCATATGTTATCCTCCTTGAGGCCCGGCGGTGGCAAACCGAGCCCCTTGTGATAAAACTGCAATGCCCGTTGCAGATCGTCAACGCCGAGCGTGATGAAACTAATTCGCGGTTTCATGCTGTCATTCCGATTTGGCGGGATGGCGATAGAACGTCTTGGCGACGATCTTCCAGCCCTCCTCGAATTTGTAGAGCGAAATATAATCAGTGAAGGTGTGTTTGCCGTCGCGATAAAGCTCCACTTTCACGACCGCGGCGCTGCCAGTAATCTCAACCAGCGGGAATTCCGCTTTGATTTCCGGCCGGGGCTTGTTTGCGCTTTTTGCTTTTGCGGCTTCGATGCGGGTAATCCATTCATCACGCGTCACTTTATTGATCTGGCTGCCGTCCTGCACGAACATAATGAACTCTGCGTGAAAGCCCCGGCGCATGGCCTCACCGCCAGGATTGGCGTGCACGCCCTGAACATAGGCCTCTTCCACCACTTTGATCACTGCCTGCTTTTCATCTTGATTCCAGGCGAATGCACTCATGATAGTCAGCAGCACCATAACAACTGAACTCTGCAGGACTCTTGTTTTCATTGCTCGATCTCCATGTTGTGAATCATTGGATAAATGGGAACGTTCTTTTTGTTATAAAACTTCGATCCTATTTCACTTTCTGCAACGTCATCTCGTGGAACTGTCGCCAACTCTTTCCGTCCTGCGACAGCTCTCCCTTCTCGAACCACTCACCTTGTTCCGTCAGCTTGACCGTATATCTTATGCTAGCGCCTTGCGGAGTTTGAAATCGCCATTGAAAACCCTCTTCGACAAATTCAGCTTCTGCCTCCGTGCTGCGCCCATCGGCCAAATACGATTTTAGACGATATTGTTTTGCCGTTGCGTCGTAGGAGACGATCCCAAGGGCATGATGCACGGCAACCTCTTCCTCTTTCCCGGCGACTTTGGCCTTGCCCAATCCTTCTATCAGAAGAACCATACCGCCAAGTTTCGGCTGAACGTTTTCAGTAATAGAAGAAGTCCGGC is part of the Cytophagia bacterium CHB2 genome and harbors:
- a CDS encoding DUF1697 domain-containing protein: MVDYVAFLRGVNVGGVTVKMDRLKTSFEALAFTEVKTMLASGNVLFTAPSTSESTLVNKIEKKLAADFGREIGVLVRKIEELRRLAEAAPFAGIKITPQTRLFVTFLSEKNKGSLKIPYETPDKNCRIIRANDREVCSILILHRTVDLMSMLEKEYGRKITTRNWNTIEKILKASQSS
- a CDS encoding T9SS type A sorting domain-containing protein — encoded protein: MRVENACFAPPLIFLLLACCSLHGQTVISDSTYQSANWGVTVATTFGASETHTQRTTGGNPGAFRFMEHILPAPPGASDLTRLEVTHIYDGDAYLALEAIDHIDYAEDIRLLDLPWNQAFIRSFPAVRQSGRIFRANVFLQVVADTLWHSGSLTGLTASSFTALDGSGDHPDFSDVGDFLYFGFSRLSSRGATQPPLPSNQDLIYRHGSDNFTVTIHNAPLPNQPPVARADDYLYLDYFFNSNKTLRVLQNDSDPEGDPIRVLSVGEPAFGGAIESFNDTSITYSHEGLLSASLETDFFLYKITDGLNQSLDAFVTMHFCRCPLECLALFLPSPALRTAAGRVIATAAIVDTLEVDLFRRFRDEALLTTQTGTQFVNLYYRAAPEVMPLLLFDRSDLGMQAVRALAMMQAPLHNLLDGDGSMLVTQTLIDSVSAFLDSLGSAASDSLRDALNVELARLGPLQQLVGLSVAEAAEMALGSRTRVDDTRSAKPQAFVLKQNYPNPFNPATEIRYHLPRATPVELAVFDVQGRKVRTLVEGLQSAGEKAVVWDGADDHNRGVPSGIYFCRLSAGAFQETKKMILMR
- a CDS encoding damage-inducible protein DinB; this translates as MTELTRGSAFLQELKAEAPATRKCLERIPESRFGWKPHEKSMTMGYLALLVAEIPRWITYIVEKGEIDFATFGHFQPKTTAELVNHFDENLKGTRNALAKVTDQELDKTFFLKNQGQVMLSSPAGEMVGSSINHLVHHRGQLTVYMRLNDIPVPSIYGPSADERTF
- a CDS encoding nuclear transport factor 2 family protein — translated: MKTRVLQSSVVMVLLTIMSAFAWNQDEKQAVIKVVEEAYVQGVHANPGGEAMRRGFHAEFIMFVQDGSQINKVTRDEWITRIEAAKAKSANKPRPEIKAEFPLVEITGSAAVVKVELYRDGKHTFTDYISLYKFEEGWKIVAKTFYRHPAKSE
- a CDS encoding DUF1579 domain-containing protein is translated as MKTCALLLLVLTTSTLAQHSSSAQLEEMKKLDFLVGEWRGEGWAEFIPGQRRTSSITENVQPKLGGMVLLIEGLGKAKVAGKEEEVAVHHALGIVSYDATAKQYRLKSYLADGRSTEAEAEFVEEGFQWRFQTPQGASIRYTVKLTEQGEWFEKGELSQDGKSWRQFHEMTLQKVK